The following DNA comes from Magnolia sinica isolate HGM2019 chromosome 18, MsV1, whole genome shotgun sequence.
ATAAGAAAATTCCCCGTCCAACTCGGGCATTAGTATCAATGTGCCTGCCCGATTTTTAAAGTAGATATAAATCCCGAGGAGCCGAGCCGATTAACGTTCCGGATTATGAGCATCTATGCCAATACCGGACATTTAGGGCGCTTTCAGTTATGATGTACGGCTGCAAATAGTGTTCGTCACGCGGGAGATGAAGCGTGCTACGCCAAcggcagattgcgtactgagtaactcagtacgctctgtggggcccaccatgatttatttattttatccactctgtccatccattttacaagataattttaaggcgtgaccccaaaaatgaagcatatcaaaagcttaaTTTGACCACATCAGcttgaattgaacacctaccattgaaattttcttgggggcaatagaagatttagatcaagctgatatttgtgttttcctgtgTGATATtaggaacaggttggatgataaataaacattaccattGGCTTAGGAAAATTTCaaaggtagaaatcattattctcattgtttcacGTGGTCTGGTCCAATCGAGTTTTtgacatgcttcaattttaagctcaaATACTAAAATGATTCGCAAAGATAGATGGagagcgtggataaaccacatacattcactgtaggcgtactgagtaactcagcatgcAATCGGATTTGGCAGACTGGGCTGCTGCTAGATATAACGGACAGTGGCTCCAAGGTACACCGTGATCGTGGTGTACAGCCATCCACCGTTTGAGGGTGCAGgctaggcagatccaaggttcaagtggaccatacagtggtgttaaacacccaccgttgaaaatttttgagaccaaagaagttttggatcaagcttatatttgcgttttcccttcatcaaagtCTATATAATCTCACGAAGAGGTTGGATGTCAATTAACCGTtatagtaggccttaggaaggtttactTAAGCTTTTGAATCTGCCTTACCCTACAACGATAaggcaagatggatggacggtgtgtgatGCAGAAGGCCTCTGACCGTTCCTTATATAGCCAGGGACAGGCCAGGTGGTAACCAATCGGGTTCTCTTGATATGTGACGTGTTTTTCGGGTTCTCTTGATATGTGACGTGTTTTTCGGTCGGATATGAGTGTTTTAGTGATCGAAACCATGTTTATATGATGGGAACCATGTTGGGCTGGGGATGCCCTTTGATCATTTAGCTCTTTCCATTTAAATAAGCAGCATCTTTTTAGCCGttgttttgtgggccattgatctaTTGTTTAGCATCTTCAAACCTTAAGAGATTTTAACATCAGCTGCAAATCTCGCTGAAACAATGATTTGGATCACGGAACATTATCCTTGGACAAACGGCCCTGATTCATCACACTGCAACGTATTGTGACCGTTGGTAACCAGATCCGGGCCATGCACCTGTCCTACACTGTCTGATCTGGGGTTGGCTATCAATAGAACCTCATGACGTGCATGGCCCTGGCCTGAATAGATTTATATAATTAATACCCTAATTAATTATATGCTTATTCAAGAGTATAATAATCCCCGTTTgctaaatctgaagtctaaaggcTGAATCTAAAGTCCgaagcctgaatctaaaatctaaagccatcttaaatctaaaaaaaaCTTGTTcaataattatggctgaagtctaaaaattaagtactgaatctaAAACAAactaataattaatttataataattaattaCAAATTAATACTTTTTACTTCCTATAACTATATTTAAAAACAATAAAATCCAATTACCATGTCACTGGATGAGGTTATTGTACGACAGTTAACATTTTAGTCAAACACAATGTATGCAATATGTATGTCATCTAATTGTCCAGTGGTAGTGCTCCATCATGAAAGTGGGCTTCTCAAAGGTCAAGTCCATTTAACCATCATGCGGGCGACCAAGCAAATTTGATAGTTTTGCATTGTTGTCCATTGCTttccatggtatggcccacctaatgattagaTTATCTTGATTAATTGGTATTTTATTATCATAGTGGGTAACACTTGATACATGATTTAAGTGGTCCACAAATACTTTGTTtgtttgtggggctcaccttaatatatgtattgtatatccatgttgttcatttgtTTCAACATATTAATTATTTTAGCAACTATCTTAAAAATGAAGCCCACAGCATAaggattgaatttctaccattaaTAACTCATTATGGGCTATGGAATTAAATCAAGATATTGTTTTGTGCTTGCCTTTCATTCATGTTTGTATGAGTTtttttacgtttttttttttcttagcttgttagtacacaacactgtgagttcacacatcactgttaccCACCCCCATCAGAGAAGGGGTatttttcactcagtctaccacttgagctatggatcacgGCGTATgtttgtgtgactttatcaataagttggatggtaaataaatattacagtgagtcttaagaagtttttaatggtaggtattcaatcaccagtgtttttctatggcatggtctaccttagatttggatGTGTTCCATTTTTTAAACCATTTTCTAATATAATAAGAAAAAACataataaggaaaaatggatggacatggatatacaacacatacatcaaagtaggcccgcCTCACTTGCAAGGTTGTTGCGCTTACCTCACTTAATCCCACTAAATCCGTTACCATGACTGACCAGCAACCACTGCCCAGTAGATGCACTTACTCCTGCACCAATGAAAAAGCATGATGTGCATACGCACAAGCACATGACCCATGGTGAAAAGGGTTATATGGTAATTTCACGTAGAAAAGTTTTACATTTTCAGTGCGCCGGCCATGAATTTGGTGCGCTTACGTTTAACTTTTGACTTGTGTGTACGTGGTGCTTTGATGGACACAGCCAATGTCCACTTACAACGCTTGTTTGTTGGTTCTAACGTATAAAGATAtactagaaaatctttgaaataaTAGCTGAAGAATGTACAGAGTTGAGATAAGTTATAACCGCTATCTTAAAAACAGATTTCTCCCAGTAGGAAGAGCATACCTGATACAAGTCTACCCCCTGAATACAATCAATCTACTAGAAGTTCTAAAAAGAGCCTAGAGAAAAACTAAGGGGAAAAGAGATTTTTTGGAGCACAAAATAGCTCTTGTCTTCATATCTATGAGCAGCATGCCGATCAGACACACCGTATCTCGCCGCGGCTGACGCATGCGCATATGAGGTTGCTCACATGGCATACCCTTATTTTCAatatgagtgcggatcctctgcctcccagaggcaggaactccctgcctccagcgttttcattggtcagcGTCACTGCAAGTGCCACCTCatcaatattttaaatataatagaaaaagtaaatttaataaaaactataacggagacgttaaacggaagcggtttgtGCGTACAGTACCTCATTACGGTAAGCGCAATGAGTagagtctgtggagcccaccattattCTCATTCGTGCAATGTACCaactccatccatttcttttatcatctaattttagtgttttacaaaaaaaattaatcatatcccaggatcaagtggaccacaccacctgaaacagtgtgaattgaattctaccattgaaaagtttttggggctatggaagttttatatcaagatgatatttgtttttgccattcatccatgtctttatgatcttatgtacagtttggatgaaaaataaaaatcattgggggcttagaaacacttcaatggtgaaaatcaatatttccactgtttccttcggtatggtccacttgagcttttgatatacttcagttttgggctcaactcctaaaatgatctgaaaatacggatggacggcgtggaaaaccacatgaattcacaatgtgctcaatagagtttactcattacgataagactcggtacgcaatccgattccacattttagacacggatttcctgccaaaaccTTTTGCAATAAGATGCTACGCATAGATTATAGATGGGCCAGtgcgacgtttgtgataaatccaacctgttcatccatttttagaaatcattttaggacatcataccaaaattaatgaatatacaaaactcaaatgggccacacgagaggaaacaatggggatttagtgtccaccattgaaatatttatatggccacaaaagtttcggtctaatattttagcattttcacttcatcctggtaaaaatgaccttatatacagtttggatggcatataaacatcaagaggcacaggaaggtttcaacggtaggaatttctttctccactgtttcatcttgtatggcccagttgagttttttatcatcctaattttttgttacatgtcttaaaatgagctctaaaaatggatgaatggattggaattcttataaacacaCGGTAGACCCACCATACATCcagtgctggaacttcatgcaaaacgctttccccagtgaatccgcatccacggtttccattggaaacgtattggctactcccctgccacttggtgctatgtgggcccaccatgatgtatgtgtttcatccatgccgtccatttatttttctagatcattttatggtctgagaccaaaaatgaggtataacccaatctcaagtggatcacattgcatgaaacagtgttgaatgaacgttaaccattaaaaactttttgaggaccataaaagttttggatcaagctgatctttgatttttcccttcacttgTGTCTTTGTGACCAaaccaacatattggatgtcaaataaacagtacggtgggccttatgaggactttaatgatggatatccaatcaccattgctttcctgtggtatggtccatatgagatttatattcctctcatttttgggatcaacttctaaaattatatgtataagtagattaacggaatggatgaaacacatacatcatggtggggaagtgatgtcacccatttatatgggtcccactatgatgtatgttttgtatccacaccgttcatccatttggagagatcatttaaggcatgagccaaagaatgaatcaaatccaaaactcgagtggatcccaccatagaaaacagtggagagactcatgcccaccatttattatgacttaatccaatccaaacctcgtcactttgtctactgaaccccgtcactttgaaccgcaaccccatcactttgtctactgaatcttgtcactttgtactgcaacgtCGTCACTTTGTCTGGtgaccccgtcactttgtctagtgaccccgtcactttgtactgcaaccttgtcactttgtctactgaacctcatTACTTCGTACTACAATTTCGTTACTTTGTCTAttataccccgtcactttgtactgcaaccccgtcactttatctactgaaccccgtcactttgtctagtgaaccctctcactttgtactgcaactcggtcactgtctagtgaacctcgtcactgtctagtgaaccccgccactttgtactgcaaccccatcactttatctactgaaccccatcactttgtactgcaacatcgtcactttgtctactgtacccagtcattttgtgttgcaacctcgtcactttgtctactataccctgtcactttgtccagTAACTATActtaacctcatcactttgtccagtaaccctacttaaccccatcactttgtctagtaaaaccccATCATAAAGTGACGGAGTACTTCACAAAGTGATGAGGcaaagtagacaaagtgacaaagttgcagcacaaagtgactgggtacagtagacaaaatgacgaggttgcagtacaaagtgactgggtacagtagacaaagtgacgatgttgcaatacaaagtaatgtggttcagtagacaaagtgacggggtttcagtacaaagtgacggggttcactagacagtgacggggttgcagtacaaagtgacagggtttactagacaaagtgatggggttcagtagacaaagtaacaaTGTTGCAGTACAaggtgacggggttcactagacaaagtaacgagattgtagcacaaagtgactgagtacagtagacaaagtgacgaggttgtagcataaagtgacggggtacattaGATAAAGTAacaatgttgcagtacaaagtgacagggttcactagacaaagtgacgaggttcactagacaaagtgatgagattgcagtacaaagtgatggggttcactagacaaagtgacaagattGCAGTACAaaatgacggggttcaatagacaaagtgacggggttgcaatacaaagtgacggagtacagtagacaaagtgacgaagttccaatacaaagtgatggggttcagtagacaaagtgacgaggttgcagtacaaagtgacgggattcactagacaaagtaacgagattgcagcacaaagtgacagggtacattagacaaagtgacgaggttgtagcataaagtgacggagtacattagacaaagtgacgatgttgtagtacaaagtgacgaagttcagtagacaaagtgacggggttgcagtacaaagtgacggggttcagtagacaaagtgacggggttgcagtacaaagtgacgaagttcactagacaaagtgacgggattacagtacaaagtgacggggttcactagacaaagtgatgaggttgcagtaTAAAATAatgggttcagtagacaaagtgatggggttgcagtacaaagtgacgggatatagtagacaaagtgacgaggttgtaatacaaagtgacggggttcagtagacaaagtgacgatgttgcagtacaaagtgacggggttcactagacaaagtaacgagattgcagcacaaagtgacggggttcagtagataaagtgacgatgttgcagtacaaagtgatgaggttcagtagataaagtgacagggttgcaatacaaagtgacagggttcactagacagtgacggggttgcagtacaaagtgacagggttcactagacaaagtgatggggttcagtagacaaagtgacggggttgcagtacaaagtgacggggtacagtaaacaaagtaacgaggttgcagtataaagtgacggggtacagtaaacaaagtaacgaggttgcagtacaaagtaacggggttcagtagacaaagtgacgaggttgcagtacaaagtgacaggatcACTAGACAAAGTGAGGAGATTGCAACACAAAATGacagggtacagtagacaaagtgacggggttgtagcataaagtgacggggtacaatagacaaagtgatgatgttgtaGTATAAAGTAACGGAGTTCAgcagacaaagtgacagggttacagtacaaagtgacggggttcactagacaaagtgacgagattgcagtacaaagtgacgggattcaaTAGACAATGTGACGGGGTTGCGGttcaaagtgatggggttcagtagacaaagtgacgaggtttggattggattcagttgtaataaatggtgggcgtgactctctccactgttttctatggtggggtccactcaagttttggatttgatttattctttggctcatgccctaaaatgatatctccaaatggatggacggtgtggatacaaaacatacatcatagtgggacccatataaatgggtgacatcacttccccaccatgatttttgtgtttcatccattccgttaatctatttttacatataattttaggagtttatcccaaaaatgagacgaatataaatctcatatggaccatctcacaggaaaacaatggtgattggatatccatcattaaagtccttataaggcccaccgtactatttatttgacatccaatatgttggtttggtcataaagacccaagtgaagggaaaaatcaaagaccagcttgatccaaaacttttatggtcctcaaaaagtttttaatggttaacgttcatttaacactgtttcatgcaatgtgatccacttgagattgggttatacctcatttttggtcttagaccataaaatgatctagaaaaataaatggatggcatggataaaacacatatatcatggtgggcccacatagcaccaagtggtaggggagtagccaatacgtttccaatggaaaccgtggatgcggattcactggggaaagcgttttgcatgaagttccagcgctggatgtatggtgaggtccaccgtgatgtttataagaattccaatccattcatccatttttagagcttattttaagacatgtaacaaaaaattaggatgataaaaaactcaactgggccatacaagatgaaacagtggagaaagaaattcctaccgttgaaaccttcctgtgcctcttgatgtttatatgccatccaaactgtatataaggtcatttttaccaggatgaagtgaaaacgctaaaatattagaccgaaacttttgtggccatataaatatttcaacggtggacactaaatcaccattgtttcctctcgtgtggcccatttgagttttgtatattcattagttttggtatgatgtcctaaaatgatttctaaaaatggatgaacgggttggatttatcacaaacatcgcaaTGGACCCATCTGTAATCCTTGCATAGCATCttattgcaaaaggctttggcaggaaatccgcgtctaaaATGTGAAATCGAATTGCGTACCGAATCTtatcgtaatgagtaaactctattgagcccattgtgaattcatgtggtttatccatggagtccatccgtattttcagatcattttaggagttgagcccaaaactaaagtatatcaaaagctcaagtagaccgtaccaaaggaaacagtggaaatattgattttcactattgaagtgtttctaagcacccaatgatttttatttttcatccaaactgtacataagatcacaaagacatggatgaatggaaaaaacaaatatcatcttgatataaaacttccatgggcccaaaaacttttcaatggtagaattcaattcacactgtttcaggtggtgtggtccacttgatccttggatatgattaatttttgttgtaaaacactaaaattagatgataaaagaaatggatggaattGATACATTGCACGAATGagaataacggtgggctccacagactttactcattacGCTTACTGTACTGAGGTACTCAGcgcgcaaaccgcttccgtttaacgtctccgttatagtttttattaaatttacCTTTTCCATTATATTTAAAAAGTTGATGAGGTGGCACTtgcagtgacgttgaccaatgaaaacgctagaggcagggagttcctgcctccggtaggcagaggatccgcactctttcAATATAAAAGATTAGTGATAGATTTTAATATATAGGTTTAATTTTTCAAACAACTTTTAAACAtgaaataaaactaaacataattAAGACAAGTTGATTAACAAATGTAAAAAgtcaaattttcttaaattttttaagaataaaaataaaaaattcaaacaacTTTTATTCAACGACAATGCCTATTTTAatgcaatggcatatgcaatgaacGGCCTAGATCTCGCATGCCAAATCAATTTCATGAACAGACGGCAGGCACTAATTCCGAATAGAGCTAGGCAGAATCCGACCCAATCCAATCCaaaccgaaggccaggatcgggtcagatcgagtaggcccactcaaatccgaccgtacatcggatcaagttcggatcaGTGGCTAATCCGGACTAATCCgatctggaccgatccgatccgatccggtcaGGTCATATGAAGTTAAAATAGAGCCGTTGGATGTTTGCAACTTTAACCATTGAGAAATAAAAGGCTGGGGTTAAACCATTTCTCAAGAAAGGTGAGCCAGTCGGTGGCGCATTGATGAGGCGGCATCAAGCAGGTGTACCAGACCTTGAAACTCGAAAGCAGATTGGTTGGTCTACCATGGAAGCGAATTGGAGTAACTCATTAtacttactgagtaaactctgtgggcccaactgtcattcatgcaatttatccactccatccatctcttttaacaaataattttagggcattatcccaaaaatggagtgtatccaatcctcaagtggagcacaccaccggaaacagtgtgaattgaacatctaccgttgaaaatttattggggccaaagaagttttaaattaagcagatatttgttttttctcttcatccctgtctttctgatcttatgggccttataaagttttcaaaagtggaaatcaatacttatactttttcttgtggtatggtccacttgagctttagatatgcgtcgattttaggttcaacccctaaaatgatatggaaaaacgaatggacgacgtggataaaccacacgcattcacggtgggccccaaacagagtttacttggtacgataagagggtactgagttactcagtacgcaatctaatTTCATGTACAACACGTCaacacagcagctatacagctggtgtagatacatgtcgtgcgaagacgagcggagacacgcctcgagctccgagttgtacaaatggctcaaatgagatcaaagttacatgggccccacaatgattttttttttatatccataccgtttatccatttttcgagatcattttagagcattcgaaaaaaaaattgaatcatctgaaaagctcaaatggaccacaccaaaaatagtagcgaggataatgattttcagcgttaaaaaattcgtagggcccaccataacgtttattttccatctaatctgttaataaggttaaaaatagatggatgaagaggaaaaagaaatttcacattgatccgaaacttctgtgatctccaaaagggtttcaatgataaacattcaatcccccactatttttttgtagtgtggtccaactgatctttagatctatcttatttttcggctcaagtcttaagacgagctctccaatggatggacggtttggatataacacatacctcatagtttgacccacaaaacttgataaCATCAATACaccaccagccaattcgcttcctgTTCTAACTTGTACTCCACGTATCCACCCACTTCAGGTCTTCTATCCCATTCCCACCCATTCCCCTtctgtacccaacccgatccaaacCATactcaatccaatccgactcgaaCTCAATTCAGGTCAAGCCAACAGtgcatcggatcggatcgagtcagttGACCCAaactcggtcccagatcggatTGAGTTTGAGTCAGTTAGTTGAAAAAATCGAATCAAGTCAAGTGAGACCCAATCCAGTCCGGCtcaactcaatgcccacctctaattctGAATAGAGGATGATGAGGCTTCTCAGGAATTTACTGAGAGATAATAACCCCAACACGTGCCAGCATTGTACAAGGTGAAATATGGTCCGTTAAGCAGCGCACCACCTATGCGCTCAATCCCAATCATTAAGCATCTCttctcattagatgggccacactttaaCCTTGAATGTAGACCGTTTCAACAATTTCTTTTAAAACTGTCCATTCTTCCCTATACATGCAAGCAACGGATGAACGGGCCAACCTATTTTTGGTCCAGAGCACATACATGATGCCCACGTGATAAGCGTACCCGATGTCGTACATTCATGCCACCATCCTGCAAATAGATTTATAGCCCTTCTTGCAAGAGTTCAATCCCATGAGGCTTGCTGGAATATATCCCTACAAATCACGGGATACATCGGGGCTTTAGTCCTGGGATCTGGGTCATATTTtaatgatccataccattcacaTGATGAAAAGTCAAATGGTCAAGGGGACGAGATATTCCagtgtaagattttttttttattttttttatttttttttagagcatcatatgaacggcttggatcatagatagagagagacattTATCAAACATCAACACGAGAATATTATACCATAGCCCCCTCTTCAAAATGCACTACATGGCCTTAtaacaagagagagggagagagagagattataacATCCATCTACTCACTAGGAAAAAGCAAGATGACCCATTTACTCAACGGCCAAAACACACCCATCTCCACAATTTGAAATGATCACAACCACTTATATCAGCATGATGTATGACAAACCCaaaatccatgtctttgtgaagAAAAGTAGGCATACATGCATGTCATTATAGGCTACGAACAAGAATGCCTTCAAAAGTGATGCCTGGACCAAATGCCAGGACCAGGCCCCACTCCTCCCCACCCTCtctcttcaattcctctctcatGTAATCCATCACATAGAATATTGTATTACTACTCACATTCCCATAATCCATCAACGCCCTCCTACTACATTTCAGCTTCTCTTCTCTCAACTTCAGGTTACTCTCCACCCTATTCAGAATTGCTGGCCCACCCGGATGAACGGCCCAAAACAAGTCGTTGAACTCCTTCAAACCAGCTTTCTTCATAAGCTTCTTGCAAAACTCTTGGATGTGATCTTCGATCTTCTGTGGTAGATCTCTCCCCAGCTTGAAATTTATGCCCTCCTCCGTCAGGCGCCCGTTGATTATGTTCTGAGTCCCTGGCAAGAACTGCTGCACTGCATAATTCAGCTCCATGAATGGCATCTCGATGGCTGTAAGTGGGTCAGTCCCCACCACAACCGCTGCAGCGCCATCGCCGAATAGCGCAGCCCCCACGAGATCATATGGACGTGACATGTTCGGCGGGCGGTAGCCGAGAATGGTCGTCTCCGAGGTTGTTAGCAGGATGCGGCTGCCGGGATTGTTCTCTGCGATGTCCTTAGCAACACGGAGGCCAGTGACACCTCCATAACACCCTAGGAAGTATAACATCACACGACCCACGTCGCTCCTCAGCCCAAGCTGGCTGGCTAGGTAGAGGTCCCCTCCAGGCAATCTTATTTCACTGGAGGACACGTAAACGACGTGGGTGATGTCCGTCGCAGGCCGTCCCCACTCCTCAATGCAGGCCAAGCTTGCTTCGACTGCCATCTCTAAGACAGCGGTGTTTGCTATGTCCAGCCTCTGCTTGATCGTTGGCGAGCCCTCCGTCGCCAGCTCAGGGTACTTGTCCAAGATCTCCTTGGACATGACAGTGTACCTTGTTTTCACAGTGGTGGTCTTgcctagaaaaagaagaagaaaatgaaaataggCTATTTATCAGGTGTCCCCCATGTTTCATTAA
Coding sequences within:
- the LOC131232847 gene encoding type III polyketide synthase A, with amino-acid sequence MSRADVNDNASHCFATNKRPHTPGKAAILALGKAFPKQLIPQEFLVEAYFRDTKCEDGAMKEKLERLCKTTTVKTRYTVMSKEILDKYPELATEGSPTIKQRLDIANTAVLEMAVEASLACIEEWGRPATDITHVVYVSSSEIRLPGGDLYLASQLGLRSDVGRVMLYFLGCYGGVTGLRVAKDIAENNPGSRILLTTSETTILGYRPPNMSRPYDLVGAALFGDGAAAVVVGTDPLTAIEMPFMELNYAVQQFLPGTQNIINGRLTEEGINFKLGRDLPQKIEDHIQEFCKKLMKKAGLKEFNDLFWAVHPGGPAILNRVESNLKLREEKLKCSRRALMDYGNVSSNTIFYVMDYMREELKREGGEEWGLVLAFGPGITFEGILVRSL